A genomic window from Gossypium hirsutum isolate 1008001.06 chromosome D10, Gossypium_hirsutum_v2.1, whole genome shotgun sequence includes:
- the LOC107914958 gene encoding probable 2-oxoglutarate-dependent dioxygenase AOP1: protein MGFQTPLKLPVIDFSKPDLKPGSNEWDLVKGQVQQALQEYGCFEALFDKIPLHLREAIFGSLQELFDLPLQAKIRNVSNKPYHGYVGQYPQVPLYESMGVDDANITEKVEALTTTLWPQGNSSFSNTIQSFSEQLSELDQIVRRMILESFDLEKYMDEHMGSTNYLLRVMKYKGPKTTETKLGLHSHTDKNIVTILYQNEVDGLEVLSKEGEWINVKPSKQSFTVMIGESLYAWLNGRVHAPYHRVMMTGDKARYSAGLFSVPKAGYIIKAPDELVDEAHPLLFKPFDHVEFLGFYYTEAGQKAESALKVFCGV from the exons ATGGGGTTCCAAACTCCTCTAAAGCTCCCAGTCATTGATTTCAGTAAGCCAGACCTAAAACCAGGCAGCAATGAGTGGGATTTGGTGAAAGGGCAAGTCCAGCAAGCTCTTCAAGAGTACGGTTGCTTCGAGGCTTTGTTCGACAAGATCCCTCTCCACCTTCGAGAGGCAATATTCGGATCCTTGCAAGAGCTTTTCGATCTCCCTTTACAAGCCAAAATTCGGAATGTTTCCAATAAGCCTTATCATGGTTACGTCGGCCAATACCCTCAAGTCCCATTATATGAAAGCATGGGCGTTGATGATGCAAACATTACTGAAAAAGTTGAAGCCCTGACTACTACCTTATGGCCTCAAGGGAATTCAAGTTTCAG CAACACTATACAATCTTTCTCAGAACAATTGTCGGAGTTAGATCAAATTGTTAGAAGAATGATATTGGAGAGTTTTGATCTTGAAAAATATATGGATGAACACATGGGTTCAACCAACTACCTGCTCAGGGTAATGAAATATAAAGGGCCAAAAACCACTGAAACAAAGCTTGGATTACACAGTCACACCGACAAAAACATTGTGACAATATTGTACCAAAATGAGGTTGATGGATTGGAGGTTCTGAGCAAAGAAGGAGAATGGATCAATGTGAAACCCTCCAAACAATCTTTCACTGTTATGATCGGGGAATCTCTCTAT GCATGGTTAAATGGTCGAGTGCACGCTCCTTATCATCGTGTCATGATGACCGGGGACAAGGCAAGGTACTCCGCCGGACTGTTTTCGGTCCCGAAAGCAGGTTACATAATAAAGGCACCAGATGAGCTAGTGGATGAAGCACACCCTTTGCTCTTTAAGCCCTTCGATCACGTTGAATTCTTGGGGTTCTACTACACGGAGGCTGGTCAAAAAGCTGAATCTGCTCTTAAAGTTTTTTGTGGTGTCTAG